The following is a genomic window from Falco cherrug isolate bFalChe1 chromosome 9, bFalChe1.pri, whole genome shotgun sequence.
gctcCCAGACACCCTGGCCCTGGGGCGCGATGCCTGGCCCGGGCTGCCTGGCTCACACTGCTGATGCAGAAATCCCCTCCttggtctgggttttttttcaggtctttcACATTACTCCTCACACACAAGCATGTTTTACCACTTCCTCGATATCTGTTGCTTTGCATTACAGGATCCTAAGTCAGGTTTCTGCTACTGGAAATAACTGATCAGATAACTGAGAAGTTTCCAGCTCTCCTTAGTTATGTGTGTGGCATTGTTTTGATGACTTTGCTCTGATGCTTCTTACTGATGATAGAGGCTTCTCTGGTTCTCTTTTGTCTTGGAAATGTGGAATGCAGCTTACCCTGGCCTCCTCACTTGTGCTGTGTGAGCATTGCTGTACATATGTAGTCAAACAGGGGCACTAGGAGTGTCACAACCTCCTCcagcagaagaaatgcaagGGCGTCTGCAGGGACTGCTGAGGTCCATGAGTAAAGAGCCTGGGATTGAATTCCATTGCCTCCCAATAGGTTGAGGTGTTCTGGAGTCTTTCTACACAGACAGGAGGAGACTGCGTGAACAGGTGGGACCTGAGCCAGCTGGTGTGACTGCTAGGACCTTGTAGCTGAAAGAGCACAAGGAGTTGGAGTCAATAAACGATGGTAAGTGCTGGTGTTCTGCAGAGCAAGGATGTGGCTCCAGCTTGCTGGAAGGCTGCTTCTTTCAGAGGAGCAAAGGGTGGCCAAGATCTTGGGATCCACCCCAGCATGAATTGCCAGTTCTGGGGGTGCTCCCATgttccaggcagctgcagcaggacccCCACCTCAGGTAGCTGGCACCCAAATGCAATTCCCTTGCAAACCCCTTGAGCTCCTGACCCAACTCTTGGGGCCTGCCTTGGCCAACAAACCTGAGAGCTGTACAGCCCTCCCAGTGAAAGGGaaagctgcagtgcagctgcacTCTGGAGAAGAGAGCCAtgtcccagcagactggagtGAAGTCCTTGAAAGACCCAGACCCAAATTCCCCAATTTCCCCAAATTCAATTAAATTCAATTAAATTCAATTAAATTCAATTAAATTcaattctattctattctattctattctattctattctattctattctattctattctattctattctattctattctattctattctattctattctattctattctattctattctattctattccattccattccattccattccattccattccattccattccattccattccattccattccattccactccattctattccattccatcccatcccaccccatcccatcacACCCCATCCCATTACATTACATTCTAAGGCCAGAGGCTGGAGACAAGCTGTCAGACCTGAAATGAGATGGAAAGCTGGaagtgggcacaaactgaaaccaGGGCTGTGTCTGGGCTGTCAGCCTCAGGAAACCTTGATGCCTGAGTAGCACATGGATCTCTGttgggacacacacacacagcgTCAGGAGAAACTTTATAAGGctagaaaacagagagaaaaagcaaagaggaatGGTCCCATAGCCAAGATTTGTACACTACTGAACCCCAGTGGGTTGTATCAGGGATTAAATTGCGCAGGACCATTCCATACCTCACAGTTGCTTCAAAAATCAAGCCTTTGTGTGTGAGACAGCAGGACTACTCCTTAAAACTCCATGATCCTTTCTgtacagcagctgcctgctgacaAGACTCATTAAACAATTTACCTCCCGAGCTGCAATCTGCCCAGGCTTGTGATTCAGAGGAAAAAGCCGTCCTCTGAGCCACGCGCACACAGCAATGGGATACACACCTTCTGGCCCATTTCCAGCACACCCCATTAGACTAATGTTCTGGGTAGGTGTTTCACCACCCGGCTTCACCACAGAAGCTGCATAAGAGGGAAATACCTGCCGGCAGTGGGAAAAAGACAGATCCAAGTGTCTCCcgtggggctgctgccagaTCTGCAGCACAGGTGGGTCTGACCccctgcaggagggagagctGTGGGGGTAAAGGCAGCAAAATGAGGGAGAAAACATATGTGATAAACACATATAAAGAAGGATATATTTGCTGaattgcacacacacaaaaacactaacaaaaatagcaaaatgGCTGTACTGGATTCCTCTAACTCAGGGGTTTGTTTCTGACTGTGACAGATTTGTGCTTCCCTGGTATAACTTCTGTGGTTCAGGCTGTCTGTGGCTCTGGCCCACCTGCTCAGCAGTCACATCGCTCTGTTAGCTGGCCCTTATCTAATCAGTGCAAGTTCACGTCCTGGATGCCACTGTGCTCTGCAATCCACAGTCTGATAATGTACTGTATGAGAAAACATCATCTTTGTTTGCAGGTCAGAGCCGCTGCCAAGCTAATTTCATTCCATGCCCCTGGCTTGTGGAACACAGTGGAAATGCTGGACATGGAtctcccccccacctccccatgcAGGATTTTGCAGGTCTCTGCCTCACCCCCCTCAATCTCTTTCCTAGGCTGAAGGATTTTTGTCTATTGAGTTTTCCttcaaagaaaagctgtttcacaCTTCTAGTCATCCTTGTTGGTTTCAGTGCACCTTCTGGGGTTGTGTTGGGAAGGTGCACAGGCATGCAGACAGTCAGGACCCTGACATGAAGGTACATGGAAACGAGCTCCCAGATACAAGTGGATGCATCTCCAAGTGAAACTCCTTGCTTGGATGCCCGGCGTAGGTGCTGTGATATTGGGACGTGCAGGCTGAGCTCGGCGCTGAAAATGGGCTTTGCTTTGGCCAGAACTAATGGTGTGTTTTAAAgactggtgctgctgggtgcttcCCCTTGGCAAGGTGATGGAGCAAGGCCACATGGGCCAcatgtgcctgggctggcaaaGCCCTGTCTGATGGCATGTCCCTGTGCCGTGGAGGGTGGTTCCAGTGCCTCAttgcccagagcagagcagagggcaaTAGGGAAAGCCGAGGGAAGCATCCTTGGGGAGACAAAGGAAGGACTGTGGCAGAGGGGCCAGAAAGGCCACTGCCCGAGGAGGGGAGGCATTCCCAGCCTCTGGCCACTGCCGAGGCACGGGAAGGGAGGCCGGACCCGGGTGCTGGCGGTTTGGCAGCCACCCGGCCCAGGGATGAGCTGTGGCAGGTGGACGGCGGCCACTCTCGTTGCTGGTGGCACCACCCCGAGGTGGCCAGGACCCCACGGGGGCTGCGGCCGTTTCCAGCCCTCCAAGATCAGGAGAAATGGGCAGAAAAAAGGAGGTTCATTTTGCCGGGAAGGGTTGGTTTTGCCTGGCACTTTTTGGGGCGGTGCTGGCCCAGCGTGGTACAGTTGGGAACAGCAGTGTTTTGGCTTTGCACAACCATCCCCTGAAGCTTTCCAGCCCGGGCCGCCATGCCTGCAGACATGAGGGCCGCAGGCTCCTGCTCACTGGTGGCTGTAGACCTTTGCTCgggacaggcaggcaggaccCCCCTCCTCCTGCCGCTGCGGCTGGTGTCCCCCAAGCCCCCAGCCATCACCCCTGTGCCACCCACTCCTCGGACCTCCTCGCCACCCTTCTCCCAGCGAATGGGGTGCACCCCGAACCCCCGAACCCCAGCCCGCGCCGCAGACGCGCTTCCCCCAAAATCAAACAATTCATGCATTGTTGTAACCAAAGCTTTGCCTCCTTCAGCCTGCACGGCACTGAGGCCAGCCGACAGAACCGGGGGGGCTCAGGCAGGCGGGAGGGCAGGGCCGGGGAGGCGCAAGGCCGGGAGGGCAGGGCCCGGGGTGCAGCCCCGGCGGTTTTGGCCGGAGGGACGGCGGGCCCCGGGGGGGGCCGCTGAGGCTTCGTGCGGCCGTTCCGCGGGTTGGCACATTGCCgccgctccctgccgcggccgctctgcggccgagcgccgggctCGCACACTCTCCCCGGTCCCTGCCGCCGGGAGGGGCGGGCCGCGGGCGGCGCCTGCGCAGTGCGGCCGCCTCGGCGCTGCGGCAGTGTGCGGGGAGTTCTTCCGAGCGCGGCAGGAGGTGAGAGCGGCCCGGGCGCGCGGGGGCAGTGCGCGCGTGCGGGTGCGCGTGCGCGCGCCGGGCGCGTGGCGGGGACCGTTGAGGGGGACCGTTGGGGGGagcgccccctccccgctcccctcaggCGCgcgccccggggagggggggctccgtccgccgcggcggccggggctgAGGCGGGGAGGGGCAGCGAGCGGAGCCCGGTGCCCGCCGGCGGCACTTCCCCTCCTGCCGGTGAGGGGATGCCGGCGGGGGCATGCCGACGGGGGCCGCTCCCCGCGCGCCCGGCCGCCCCTCTCCCGTGCCCGGCCGCCGCTGCCTCCCCGCGCCGTCCCAGGCAGGGCGGCCCCGCGGTTACCTCAGCCTGTCCCGTACGGGGCCCCTCTCCCGTCCCCGGCGGGTGACCCCCCGCGCCCCCAGGCAGGGCGCCGggctgcccgctccccgccgcagGCTGCCCCCGCCCGGCGGGGGGCGCCCCGGAGCTGCCCGCTCCCCGGGGCAGGGCGGCCCGGCCGGGGAGCGCTGTCCCTGCCAGCCGGCCGAGGCGCGGCGTGAGGAGCCGGTGCCCCGGGGCAGGCGCtcgggggggggctggggccggggccggggccggcacCGCCGGGTGCGTTTCCGCCTTCCGCCCCACGTGGGCCGGAGGGTCCCGGCGGCGCCTTCCAGCCCGCAGCCTACCCCCGCGGTAGCCGCCACCCCGGCGGAGACCTGGGCGGAGGCCATCGATCCTCTTCGCTGGGGAAAACGAGCCCGGTCCCGGCTCCGGGCAGAGCGCTTCCCGGACAGCCTTGCATCAGGGCGAGGGTTCATTGTCACCGCTCTGTTCCGTTTGAGTTGCTCTTGGCAGTCCGGCGGTATGAGGCTCGAGCTGATAACCTAAAGCCAGGAGCGAGGCACCAAATAAACTAAAAAAGCCAGCGCAAAACTGCTTTGCTTACGTTTTGCttatgcttttttgtttttaatcccCCCTTTTGTGCCAAAAATGATGTTGCAAAATGTATGGCGGAAACAAGCCCACACCGGTTTCTGATAGACTAGATGACTTAATAGGGCAGTACTGTTTCTTGTAGCAcaggcagttttaaaaattcctgGAACTAACTGAGATTATGAAACCCTCGAGTTTATTCCCATGGTAGTGTTTCTAAAGGCTGCCAAGCTGGATACTAAGGATCTTCTTTGACGTGGTCCTGAGAACATTCCTCCCAAAGCATAACCagttatgttttaaaagattaatttttttttttagctctggAAGACTTATCATTTGAACCTCAAAGActgcaaaatgctttctaaGTAGTCACTTAGAAACGTCTCACCCTTACCTATCCACATGGTTCCCTGTGTCAGTGTAGAACAATATCCTGGCACTGACTGAAATATATTGTGTTAATCCATATACCAGCTGGTCACTAGTTAATCTTCAGATTTTCAGGTCCTTTTAGGTCCTACATGGTTTTATTGAAAACCAGAAACGAAACTCAAAACTACGTTTTGATCTTCGGTTCGCATGCTGAATTTGTAGTTCTAGCAGTGAGGGAAAAACCCTGGTGCTTTACTTGCAAACCGATCAGCTTAGCTCTGGAAGTCTGTCACAGTCCTTGTCAGCCTGTGTCAACCTAAACATATTTTAGAGTAgaactgctgtttaaaatagTCTATTGCCATTAGTCCAGAGTCCAAAAGATCATTCAGGAACTTGCTGGTTTGATTAACAGCAGTTGGAGTTTGTTCAAGCATAGACGTAGTTTCATTATATAGTACAATACAACCTTTACTCTGTATAGTGTCATTCAAACAAATTGTATGGCAAAATGCGCCACtgaattacatttaaaatgctcCATTGAATTAAGTACAATTGCGGAGATAAATGGGGAGAAAAACTGTAAGAATGggagaaatgttttcagctgagGTTTGAAATTAACAGCCTGTTAGTATATTTGCATTGGTAGCATTAGTGTTATACACTGTTTCTAGGATATACGCTAGCAAAAATCAGATGCAAGCTGAAATTTTCCCAGGCAAATTTCCAGTTTGTaggcattattattattattattaaataatattgttattactattattattatagtaataataataaatcccCCTTGAATTGTTACTCCATGTCATATTTGATTCCTAATATAGCTTGAATTGAAAGTTGACAGACCCTTCCTTTAACCACTAGAAATATTTATcctagacttttttttaatttccagggGAATgattgtttttgaaaaaatagaaaCCTTTGTGTAGTGTTTACTGGTAAATGCTGTGGTATTGTACTCTTCAAGGAAACATTGAAAGGcgtg
Proteins encoded in this region:
- the LOC114015346 gene encoding uncharacterized protein LOC114015346; this encodes MNPRPDARLSGKRSARSRDRARFPQRRGSMASAQVSAGVAATAGVGCGLEGAAGTLRPTWGGRRKRTRRCRPRPRPQPPPERLPRGTGSSRRASAGWQGQRSPAGPPCPGERAAPGRPPPGGGSLRRGAGSPAPCLGARGVTRRGRERGPVRDRLRDPCATQASRFPEADSPDTALVSVCAHFQLSISFQLQGPSSHTSWLRSHLFTQSPPVCVERLQNTSTYWEAMEFNPRLFTHGPQQSLQTPLHFFCWRRL